In the genome of Neovison vison isolate M4711 chromosome 3, ASM_NN_V1, whole genome shotgun sequence, one region contains:
- the LOC122903450 gene encoding cytochrome c oxidase subunit 7A2, mitochondrial-like has protein sequence MLQNLLALRQIAQRTISTASRRQFENKVPEKQKLFQEDNGIPVHLKGGVADALLYRATMVLTVGGTAYAIYQLAMASFPKKQD, from the coding sequence ATGCTGCAGAATCTGCTGGCTCTTCGTCAGATTGCGCAGAGGACCATAAGTACTGCTTCACGCAGGCAGTTTGAAAATAAAgttccagagaaacaaaagctgTTTCAGGAGGATAATGGAATTCCAGTGCATCTGAAGGGTGGAGTAGCTGATGCGCTCCTGTATAGAGCTACTATGGTGCTTACAGTTGGTGGAACAGCATATGCCATATATCAGCTAGCTATGGCTTCATTTCCCAAGAAGCAGGATTAA